A stretch of the Gracilinanus agilis isolate LMUSP501 chromosome 4, AgileGrace, whole genome shotgun sequence genome encodes the following:
- the IL10 gene encoding interleukin-10 encodes MPTSMLLFCLLFLTDLNSGSTTEDNCSGFSIRLPDMLRDLRTDFSKVKIYFQKKDTLETRLIDRSLLEDLKSYLGCQAMSEMIKFYLEKVMPQAENEKGVEKNVGFLRDKLKRLRLQVKRCHRFLPCEEESKAVSRVKSTYEKVSPAEWVVSEVKGA; translated from the exons ATGCCTACCTCGATGCTGCTCTTTTGCTTACTTTTCCTGACTGACCTCAACTCAGGTTCCACCACAGAGGACAACTGCAGCGGCTTCTCCATCAGGCTGCCCGACATGCTCCGAGATCTTCGAACCGACTTCAGTAAAGTGAAGATTTACTTT CAAAAAAAAGACACATTGGAAACCAGACTGATAGACAGATCTTTGCTGGAAGACTTAAAG AGTTACCTGGGCTGCCAGGCCATGTCCGAGATGATCAAGTTTTACCTGGAGAAAGTGATGCCTCAGGCAGAGAATGAGAAGGGCGTTGAAAAGAACGTGGGCTTCTTGAGAGATAAATTAAAAAGACTGAGACTGCAGGTCAAACGCTGT CACAGATTCCTGCCCTGTGAGGAGGAGAGCAAGGCGGTTAGTCGAGTCAAGAGCACCTATGAGAAGGTGAGTCCTGCTGAGTGGGTGGTGTCGGAGGTGAAGGGGGCATGA